Proteins encoded by one window of Mercenaria mercenaria strain notata chromosome 4, MADL_Memer_1, whole genome shotgun sequence:
- the LOC128556327 gene encoding uncharacterized protein LOC128556327, giving the protein MTMKSLTSNGTIRSSVQRPKVSFNVELNVEGEDMASVKDTDPLPIVELKPFVQKVWRREKSFAGTWERSPSVATVKSEKSDTAVCKTKDIETVSTVTFESGPEDASISPPPRTSHSLPSRLTERFLTVYVNAFDDFKSQKEHFHRFVGESSFKTKNRLHPVVDPKNKKQLEHSVNIIQGFITRDDRTKTTLTEISEGDSISRFYSCSPKAIGPDEVRKQQQLRVSGEKLDQLRRSSPQVSSPAPSRIINGSWHGASIRHGSPASMLYHNKKESRVKRTKTPLYDHLDRTGSLPSLSINSTSLKSRGTKKQFDNNSEDYVDYTDTYNAEFKHNVGGIENSLIVLSKHGAPTKVERQISFELEKNLSRFRKLKDYSPFEINPSELAKYYPPPTFNMTQGEARIRQAMQSNTSKYKQRKLRTNRSVHGASLGTGISSFNERHNNKFTHGILKNPYNEIDHIDSFDNLYGPYNRASTTEYTPNEEPNVPFDTPRSRVESRISSKVHEASSLESKEKVGTKEIKSVVKEDIQSEMKLVSDTETKMSTVKVSPHEKAKNEENKIDTENDVDVKTIEPKLKNEKNETVDIKSVQMKTAHPQSKQIDASGRTFLTSDAMPQMGIVTS; this is encoded by the coding sequence ATGACTATGAAATCGTTAACAAGCAACGGCACAATACGTTCTTCAGTGCAGAGGCCGAAGGTTTCGTTCAATGTGGAGTTAAATGTTGAAGGAGAAGACATGGCTTCGGTTAAGGATACTGATCCGTTACCTATTGTGGAATTAAAACCATTTGTTCAAAAAGTGTGGAGAAGGGAGAAGAGTTTTGCGGGTACTTGGGAAAGGAGTCCAAGCGTCGCAACTGTGAAGTCAGAAAAATCTGACACAGCCGTGTGCAAAACGAAAGATATAGAAACTGTGTCAACGGTAACGTTTGAATCAGGCCCAGAAGACGCTTCCATTTCCCCACCTCCTAGGACGTCACATTCTCTTCCGTCACGGTTAACCGAACGATTTCTAACAGTCTACGTCAACGCCTTCGATGACTTTAAAAGTCAGAAGGAACATTTTCATCGATTTGTCGGGGAATctagttttaagacaaaaaatcgTCTGCATCCAGTAGTAGATCCAAAAAACAAAAAGCAATTGGAACATTCAGTGAATATCATTCAAGGATTTATCACGAGAGATGATAGAACGAAGACAACGTTGACCGAAATTTCCGAGGGTGATAGTATAAGCCGTTTCTACAGCTGTAGTCCTAAAGCCATTGGACCAGATGAAGTTCGCAAACAACAACAGCTACGAGTGTCAGGCGAGAAACTGGACCAGCTCAGAAGATCATCGCCACAAGTGAGTTCTCCAGCGCCTAGTAGGATTATAAATGGATCATGGCACGGAGCAAGCATTCGACATGGAAGTCCTGCAAGTATGTTATatcacaacaaaaaagaaagtaggGTGAAAAGAACGAAAACACCACTATATGATCATCTTGATAGAACAGGCAGCCTACCTTCGTTATCTATAAATTCTACAAGTCTGAAAAGCAGAGGGACCAAAAAACAGTTTGATAACAATAGTGAAGATTATGTTGATTATACAGACACGTATAATGCCGAATTCAAACATAATGTTGGTGGCATTGAAAACTCTCTTATTGTGTTAAGCAAGCATGGTGCACCGACGAAGGTCGAAAGACAAATTTCTTTTGAACTGGAGAAGAATTTAAGCAGATTCAGAAAATTAAAGGATTATTCACCATTTGAAATAAATCCATCCGAACTAGCAAAGTACTACCCACCCCCTACCTTCAATATGACTCAGGGTGAAGCGCGTATTCGTCAGGCTATGCAATCCAACACATCCAAATATAAACAGAGAAAGCTTAGGACAAATCGAAGTGTACATGGAGCATCTTTAGGTACTGGTATTTCCTCATTTAATGAGAGGCATAACAATAAATTTACACATGGTATCCTAAAAAATCCATACAACGAAATTGACCATATTGACTCCTTTGATAATTTGTATGGACCTTACAATAGAGCATCAACAACAGAATATACTCCGAATGAAGAACCAAACGTCCCTTTCGACACCCCTCGGTCACGTGTTGAATCAAGAATCAGTTCAAAAGTTCATGAGGCTAGCTCTCTAGAAAGCAAAGAAAAAGTAGGTACAAAAGAAATTAAGTCAGTCGTGAAAGAAGATATTCAGTCAGAAATGAAACTAGTCTCTGATACCGAAACAAAAATGTCTACTGTGAAAGTGTCACCTCATGAAAAAGCCAAAAACGAGGAGAACAAAATAGATACTGAAAATGATGTTGATGTCAAAACAATTGAACCaaagcttaaaaatgagaaaaatgagACTGTAGATATTAAGTCAGTTCAAATGAAAACCGCACACCCTCAGTCCAAACAAATTGATGCAAGTGGCAGGACATTCTTGACTTCTGACGCTATGCCACAAATGGGTATTGTTACAAGCTGA